GGCGCATACCGCTATTCGCTCGAGCAGGTGCTCGGGGAGGCGGCCCAGGCCACCGACAGCATGACCCGCGAGTTCCACATCGTCGGCGGGCTCGACATGCAGGCCGGGCTGGAGTACTACACCACGATGTTCCGCGCGCTCAAGGCGGCACATCCGCAGGTGCACATCAAGGCACTCACGGCGGTCGAGATCGCGCACATCGCACGGATCGAGAAGCGGTCGTGGACCGAGGTGCTGGTGGCGCTGCGCGAGGCCGGGCTGGACACCATGCCCGGCGGCGGTGCCGAGACGTTCAGCGCCGCCGTGCGCGACGTCATCGCCGACAAGAAGCTGGGTGGCGCGGACTACATCGGGGTGCACCGCGCGGCGCACCAGCTCGGGATCCGCACGAACTGCACGATGCTGTACGGGCACATCGAGTCGACCGAGGACCGCGTCGAGCACCTGGCGATGCTCCGGGCCCTCCAGGATGAGACCGGCGGCTTCCTCGCCTTCATCCCGCTCGCCTACCACCCGGACGACAACGAGCTGGGCGCCACGCTCGGCCGGCAGGGCAGCGGCACCACCGGGTTCGACGACCTGCGCAACCTCGCCGTCGGCCGGCTTTTCCTGGACAACATCGCACACATCAAGTCGCACTGGATCATGGTGTCGCCGTCGCTCACCCAGGTCTCGCTGGCGTTCGGCGTCAACGACATCGAGGGGACCGTGGTGCGGGAGAAGATCTATCACGCCGTCGGGGCGCAGACCCAGCAGGGCATGTCGCTGGAGGAGCTGCTGCGGCTGATCCGCGGCGCCGGAAAGCAGCCGGCGGAGCGGGACTCGTTCTACCGCGTGCTGCGCACGTTCGAGCCCGCCGCGACGGACGCCATCGGCGCGGCGGCCTGAGATGCTGCGCGTCGGCCGCATCCAGTACATCAACACCTACCCGGTGTACGGCGCCGTCGATCGCGGGCTCGTGCCGCTCGACGCCACGATGGTGGACGGGGTGCCGACCGCGCTGAACGCGATGATGTACGACGGCTCGATCGACGTCAGCGTCATCAGCGCCGTGGAGTACGCGATGCACGCCGAGCGCTACCTGCTGCTGCCCGACCTCGCGATCACCAGCGACGGGCCGGTGCGCAGCGTGATGCTCTTCAGCAAGCGCCCGGTGTCGGACCTCGGCGGCCGCACCGTGCTCGTGTCGCGGAGCAGCATGACGTCGGTGGAGCTGCTCGCACTCCTCTTCCGCGAGCGCTGGGGCGTGGAGCCGGTGCTGGTGCCCTCCGATGCCGAGAGCGCGGACTTTGCCCACTTCGGCGCCGAGGAGCACGAGGCGCGGCTGGTGATCGGTGACGCGGCGCTGCTGCTCTCGTCGGGCACCCACCCCGCCAGCCGCGCGTACCCGTTCCATGTGGACCTGGGCCTCGAGTGGAAGGAGTGGACGGGGCTGCCGTTCGTGTTCGCCGTCTGGGTCGCGCAGCGGACCGTTCCGGTGGCCGCGGCGCTGGCCGTGCACGCGGCGCTGATCGAGTCCCGTGACTGGGGCGTCGCGCACCTCCCGGTGCTGGCGGAGCAGGCCGCCGTCACCACCGGCGTCCCGCGGGACACCTGCCTCGCGTACTTCGCGGGCCTCGACTACCGGCTGTCCCTCCCGCACCTGCGGGGCCTGACCGAGTTCTATCGCCGCCTCGATGCCATCGGTCGCGTGCCGGCGCGTCCGCTCGTCTTTCTCTCTGCGGCCTGAGGGCCCCATGCGCGATCTCCTCGACTTCTACACCAACGCCCCGCTGCTCGACCTCGGCCT
The genomic region above belongs to Gemmatimonadaceae bacterium and contains:
- the mqnE gene encoding aminofutalosine synthase MqnE — encoded protein: MMAVPAVSPDRLRDPALVPIAEKVRRGERLTGADAITLYRTPDLLGLGHLADAANRARHGDVVTFASNQHINPTNICVLRKTCVFCGYARLPKEEGAYRYSLEQVLGEAAQATDSMTREFHIVGGLDMQAGLEYYTTMFRALKAAHPQVHIKALTAVEIAHIARIEKRSWTEVLVALREAGLDTMPGGGAETFSAAVRDVIADKKLGGADYIGVHRAAHQLGIRTNCTMLYGHIESTEDRVEHLAMLRALQDETGGFLAFIPLAYHPDDNELGATLGRQGSGTTGFDDLRNLAVGRLFLDNIAHIKSHWIMVSPSLTQVSLAFGVNDIEGTVVREKIYHAVGAQTQQGMSLEELLRLIRGAGKQPAERDSFYRVLRTFEPAATDAIGAAA
- a CDS encoding menaquinone biosynthesis protein, yielding MLRVGRIQYINTYPVYGAVDRGLVPLDATMVDGVPTALNAMMYDGSIDVSVISAVEYAMHAERYLLLPDLAITSDGPVRSVMLFSKRPVSDLGGRTVLVSRSSMTSVELLALLFRERWGVEPVLVPSDAESADFAHFGAEEHEARLVIGDAALLLSSGTHPASRAYPFHVDLGLEWKEWTGLPFVFAVWVAQRTVPVAAALAVHAALIESRDWGVAHLPVLAEQAAVTTGVPRDTCLAYFAGLDYRLSLPHLRGLTEFYRRLDAIGRVPARPLVFLSAA